In one window of Echeneis naucrates chromosome 17, fEcheNa1.1, whole genome shotgun sequence DNA:
- the LOC115057313 gene encoding nuclear receptor ROR-beta-like isoform X1 — protein MRAQIEVIPCKICGDKSSGIHYGVITCEGCKGFFRRSQQNNAMYSCSRQRNCLIDRTNRNRCQHCRLQKCLALGMSRDAVKFGRMSKKQRDSLYAEVQKHQKSQECGSSGGGGSTALSLPREDGVCGGSGEDNEEGLSRSYSSGGSSSTLSDLDDIAALPDLFDLPLTPEEASEYCSLELLGGGGGASTGNTSNSSSSSSSSSLSNQNSPQQTILDGADSNGIQLLHTHSHTHPLLGHTHALLDHLPDDCSITDLERITQSIVKSHLDTCQYSAEDMKRFTWVQYTPEETRAFQNKSAEWMWQQCAHHITNAIQYVVEFAKRIAGFMDLCQNDQIILLKAGCLEVLLIRMCRAFNVNNSTIFFNGKFASAPFFKALGCDDLVSAVFDLGKGLCRLQLSDEEMALFSAAVLLSPERPWLTEGQKVQKLQEKVYLALQHSLHKSGASDEKLDKMVAKLPIMKSICNLHIDKLEFFRLVHPETAYSFPPLYREVFGSEMSLPDSTNS, from the exons ATGAGGG CCCAGATCGAGGTCATCCCCTGTAAGATCTGTGGAGACAAGTCCTCAGGAATTCACTATGGAGTCATCACCTGCGAGGGCTGCAAG GGTTTCTTTCGTCGCAGCCAGCAGAACAATGCTATGTACTCTTGTTCCCGCCAGAGGAACTGCCTAATTGACCGTACAAACCGCAACCGCTGCCAGCACTGTCGCCTACAGAAGTGTCTGGCATTGGGCATGAGCAGAGATG ctgtgAAGTTCGGTCGTATGTCAAAGAAGCAGCGTGATAGCCTCTATGCTGAAGTTCAGAAGCACCAGAAGTCCCAGGAGTGTGGGAGCTCTGGAGGAGGGGGCTCTACAGCTCTGTCCTTACCGAGGGAGGATGGAGTGTGTGGAGGTAGCGGGGAGGATAATGAAGAGGGTCTGAGCCGGTCCTACAGTAGCGGAGGTTCTAGCTCCACCCTCAGCGACCTCGATGATATCGCAGCACTGCCTGACCTATTTGATCTCCCGTTGACCCCCGAGGAGGCAAGCGAGTACTGCAGCCTGGAGCTGCTcggaggaggtgggggagccAGCACCGGAAACACCTCCAATTCAtcgtcctcttcttcttcctcatccttgTCCAATCAGAATTCCCCGCAGCAAACTATACTGGACGGGGCAGACAGCAACGGGATACaactcctgcacacacactctcacacacatccactgctgggacacacacatgcactgctgGACCATCTGCCGGATGACTGCTCAATAACAGACCTTG AGCGGATCACTCAGAGTATTGTCAAGTCTCACTTGGATACGTGCCAGTACAGCGCTGAAGACATGAAGAGATTCACCTGGGTACAATACACACCGGAGGAAACACGTGCTTTTCAGAACAAG TCAGCTGAGTGGATGTGGCAGCAGTGTGCACATCATATCACCAATGCCATCCAGTACGTGGTAGAGTTTGCCAAACGCATTGCTGGCTTCATGGACCTGTGCCAGAATGATCAGATTATATTGCTGAAAGCAG GCTGCCTGGAGGTCCTGCTGATTCGCATGTGCCGAGCTTTCAACGTGAACAACAGCACCATTTTCTTCAATGGAAAGTTTGCTTCAGCTCCGTTCTTCAAAGCACTTG GTTGTGATGATCTGGTCAGTGCGGTGTTTGACCTTGGAAAAGGACTCTGCCGTCTACAGCTATCTGACGAAGAGATGGCTTTGTTTAGTGCTGCCGTTCTGCTGTCCCCCG AACGACCCTGGCTGACAGAAGGCCAGAAGGTTCAGAAACTCCAGGAGAAAGTCTACCTGGCTCTGCAGCACAGTCTACATAAGAGTGGTGCCTCAGATGAGAAACTGGACAAG ATGGTAGCCAAACTGCCCATAATGAAGTCCATCTGTAACCTCCACATTGATAAACTGGAGTTTTTCCGTTTGGTCCACCCAGAGACCGCCTACAGTTTCCCACCATTGTATCGGGAAGTGTTTGGCAGCGAGATGTCCCTGCCGGATTCCACCAACAGCTAG
- the LOC115057313 gene encoding nuclear receptor ROR-beta-like isoform X2, producing MRAQIEVIPCKICGDKSSGIHYGVITCEGCKGFFRRSQQNNAMYSCSRQRNCLIDRTNRNRCQHCRLQKCLALGMSRDAVKFGRMSKKQRDSLYAEVQKHQKSQECGSSGGGGSTALSLPREDGVCGGSGEDNEEGLSRSYSSGGSSSTLSDLDDIAALPDLFDLPLTPEENSPQQTILDGADSNGIQLLHTHSHTHPLLGHTHALLDHLPDDCSITDLERITQSIVKSHLDTCQYSAEDMKRFTWVQYTPEETRAFQNKSAEWMWQQCAHHITNAIQYVVEFAKRIAGFMDLCQNDQIILLKAGCLEVLLIRMCRAFNVNNSTIFFNGKFASAPFFKALGCDDLVSAVFDLGKGLCRLQLSDEEMALFSAAVLLSPERPWLTEGQKVQKLQEKVYLALQHSLHKSGASDEKLDKMVAKLPIMKSICNLHIDKLEFFRLVHPETAYSFPPLYREVFGSEMSLPDSTNS from the exons ATGAGGG CCCAGATCGAGGTCATCCCCTGTAAGATCTGTGGAGACAAGTCCTCAGGAATTCACTATGGAGTCATCACCTGCGAGGGCTGCAAG GGTTTCTTTCGTCGCAGCCAGCAGAACAATGCTATGTACTCTTGTTCCCGCCAGAGGAACTGCCTAATTGACCGTACAAACCGCAACCGCTGCCAGCACTGTCGCCTACAGAAGTGTCTGGCATTGGGCATGAGCAGAGATG ctgtgAAGTTCGGTCGTATGTCAAAGAAGCAGCGTGATAGCCTCTATGCTGAAGTTCAGAAGCACCAGAAGTCCCAGGAGTGTGGGAGCTCTGGAGGAGGGGGCTCTACAGCTCTGTCCTTACCGAGGGAGGATGGAGTGTGTGGAGGTAGCGGGGAGGATAATGAAGAGGGTCTGAGCCGGTCCTACAGTAGCGGAGGTTCTAGCTCCACCCTCAGCGACCTCGATGATATCGCAGCACTGCCTGACCTATTTGATCTCCCGTTGACCCCCGAGGAG AATTCCCCGCAGCAAACTATACTGGACGGGGCAGACAGCAACGGGATACaactcctgcacacacactctcacacacatccactgctgggacacacacatgcactgctgGACCATCTGCCGGATGACTGCTCAATAACAGACCTTG AGCGGATCACTCAGAGTATTGTCAAGTCTCACTTGGATACGTGCCAGTACAGCGCTGAAGACATGAAGAGATTCACCTGGGTACAATACACACCGGAGGAAACACGTGCTTTTCAGAACAAG TCAGCTGAGTGGATGTGGCAGCAGTGTGCACATCATATCACCAATGCCATCCAGTACGTGGTAGAGTTTGCCAAACGCATTGCTGGCTTCATGGACCTGTGCCAGAATGATCAGATTATATTGCTGAAAGCAG GCTGCCTGGAGGTCCTGCTGATTCGCATGTGCCGAGCTTTCAACGTGAACAACAGCACCATTTTCTTCAATGGAAAGTTTGCTTCAGCTCCGTTCTTCAAAGCACTTG GTTGTGATGATCTGGTCAGTGCGGTGTTTGACCTTGGAAAAGGACTCTGCCGTCTACAGCTATCTGACGAAGAGATGGCTTTGTTTAGTGCTGCCGTTCTGCTGTCCCCCG AACGACCCTGGCTGACAGAAGGCCAGAAGGTTCAGAAACTCCAGGAGAAAGTCTACCTGGCTCTGCAGCACAGTCTACATAAGAGTGGTGCCTCAGATGAGAAACTGGACAAG ATGGTAGCCAAACTGCCCATAATGAAGTCCATCTGTAACCTCCACATTGATAAACTGGAGTTTTTCCGTTTGGTCCACCCAGAGACCGCCTACAGTTTCCCACCATTGTATCGGGAAGTGTTTGGCAGCGAGATGTCCCTGCCGGATTCCACCAACAGCTAG